The following coding sequences lie in one Musa acuminata AAA Group cultivar baxijiao chromosome BXJ3-1, Cavendish_Baxijiao_AAA, whole genome shotgun sequence genomic window:
- the LOC135629503 gene encoding uncharacterized protein LOC135629503 isoform X1 — MGWSRGAQCLPPLVSWIVTAILLVSPAAHAGAGSHAAVKFLKVPSAFSSSSSATFQFEVTEGGNGGSCRNCSVSCKLDNYSSSTCELKEVTYSGLLDGKHMFEVCVSGFRRVRCASYNWTVDTVSPTAHISVLSPFTNALNVSVNVTFSEPCTGGGGFRCSSSNCNLLVYGAGHVLPSTLKVLLPDREFSLMVGISADVQFGRLVLVMDKGFCTDKAGNTFKRTSNSSFILHFDRRSVFMNMTTHIPQRLLQLNGEIRTAEATNTAKDLRIYLSFSEPVLNSSEEILGLLHASSGLLVPTNRNNLGNRRFGYIVHNISSMTVVTITCDANKIISRQGTPISLSDPITFLYDNQRPSVRLSTTFHMRTKHKIPVLIKFMKPVFDFNSSAILISGGSMQSFHEVAKSTYVIEVNANSSLISVEVPENKTTDISGNKNLPSNILLVKNYSRPTISSLVSIVATVALAMTSVVAALLTVSTSSLLSSGAISRQKSHLVSEPSRNLVRILCHIQVFALCRWLVVTMPIEYYEFSRGIEWTIPYMRLPWETGSNSTFEDSTLTFETYSELWETSKLTAFKSSLVTNQIPELNTFEHGKPLTPGEYMLFLENQNMKPEAEFIMISRNSDSRWKYFGRNMFWLAVLGGGLIFLHVAILCILKLRKKNPEKQKEFGALVFPRFEIFLLLLALPCICQASAAIIKGRTSAGVVIGIIPLGIATSFLISLLLFLSLGITMGKLLQYKEVHQEGQEFHWYQELVRVTLGPGKRGQWTWKDKQNSVNLTKLGPLFEDLRGPPKYMLTQIAGGSNQAKHEDQIIASDDETEDAEAPFIQKLFGILRIYYTLLELVKRVSLGILAGAYSSNKLSRIPVLIVLSITSFQIFFLVLKKPFIKKKVQLVEIISVASEVGLFGACLALLENHFSDANERKIGLFMLAMFIIMFTAQLVNEWYALYRQVIRLSLTRVSFSSGLKRALGGLVLIVRPTCLSTELSEQLSSSHGEGDSGSTVSPVSRIQRASGTSERSWLRQLRELAKASFSREDAGPPVDPSSSTHQRSGLWSGKRSGSSSVTSSADFKSKGDFKAKSRGLYKDLEAIFSAK; from the exons ATGGGTTGGAGCAGGGGAGCCCAGTGTCTCCCGCCGCTCGTCTCCTGGATTGTCACCGCTATACTTCTAGTTTCTCCGGCAGCCCATGCAGGTGCTGGTTCACATGCTGCGGTGAAGTTCCTGAAGGTCCCTTCGGCATTCTCGTCATCTTCGTCGGCTACGTTTCAGTTTGAGGTCACAGAGGGGGGGAATGGCGGCTCATGCCGCAACTGCAGTGTCAGCTGCAAG TTAGATAACTACAGTTCCTCCACATGTGAACTGAAAGAAGTTACATACTCAGGCTTGCTTGATGGAAAACATATGTTTGAGGTCTGCGTCAGTGGTTTTCGAAGAGTTCGCTGTGCTAGCTATAACTGGACTGTTG ATACAGTTTCCCCTACTGCACACATATCTgttctatcacctttcacaaatgCTTTAAATGTATCAGTAAATGTTACTTTCAGTGAACCTTGCACTGGTGGAGGTGGATTTAGGTGTTCCTCCAGTAATTGCAAT CTTCTCGTTTATGGAGCTGGTCATGTTTTACCATCTACTCTCAAGGTTCTTCTTCCTGACCGAGAGTTTTCCCTTATGGTCGGTATATCGGCTGATGTTCAGTTTGGTCGATTGGTGCTGGTAATGGATAAGGGCTTTTGTACAGACAAAGCTGGAAACACTTTCAAACGAACATCAAATTCAAGTTTCATATTGCATTTTG ATAGGAGAAGTGTCTTCATGAACATGACAACTCACATCCCACAAAGGTTACTTCAACTTAATGGCGAGATCAGAACAGCAGAGGCTACTAACACTGCGAAGGACTTGAGAATTTATTTATCTTTCTCAGAACCAGTTCTAAATTCATCCGAAGAAATTCTAGGTCTTCTTCATGCAAGTAGCGGTTTACTTGTTCCGACAAATAGAAATAACCTTGGAAACCGCCGCTTTGGCTATATA GTGCATAATATTTCAAGCATGACTGTTGTTACTATAACTTGTGATGCTAACAAAATAATCAGCAGACAAGGGACTCCAATTTCTCTATCAGATCCAATCACATTCCTCTATG ATAATCAAAGGCCTTCTGTACGTCTGAGTACAACTTTTCACATGAGAACGAAACATAAAATACCAGTGCTGATAAAGTTTATGAAGCCTGTTTTTGACTTCAATTCTTCTGCTATACTTATTTCTGGAGGATCTATGCAGAG CTTTCATGAAGTAGCAAAGAGCACATATGTGATTGAAGTGAATGCCAATAGTAGCCTCATATCTGTGGAAGTTCCTGAAAATAAGACGACAGACATTTCTGGAAACAAGAACCTACCCTCAAATATTCTACTAGTGAAGAACT ATTCCAGACCTACAATATCATCGTTAGTTTCCATAGTTGCTACTGTTGCACTTGCAATGACGTCAGTGGTTGCAGCACTGCTAACTGTTTCAACCTCAAGCCTTCTATCCTCTGGAGCAATTTCTAGACAGAAATCACATCTTGTTTCTGAACCATCAAGGAATCTTGTG AGAATTTTGTGCCACATCCAGGTCTTTGCACTCTGTAGATGGTTGGTGGTCACTATGCCCATTGAATATTATGAATTTTCTAGGGGTATTGAATGGACTATTCCATACATGCGTCTTCCATGGGAAACAGGCTCCAATTCAACTTTTGAAGATTCAACATTGACATTTGAGACTTATTCTGAATTATGGGAAACGAGCAAGCTGACAGCTTTTAAGTCCTCGTTAGTGACAAACCAAATACCAGAATTGAACACTTTTGAACATGGAAAGCCACTTACCCCAGGGGAATACATGTTATTTCTTGAG aatcaGAACATGAAACCTGAAGCTGAATTTATTATGATTTCACGGAATTCAGATAG TAGGTGGAAGTATTTTGGTAGAAACATGTTCTGGTTAGCAGTACTTGGTGGTGGATTGATCTTTCTCCATGTGGCAATTCTTTGCATTTTGAaattgaggaagaagaatccggaAAAGCAAAAAGAGTTTGGAGCCCTTGTATTCCCAAGGTTCGAGATATTTTTGTTATTGCTTGCATTGCCATGTATATGCCAGGCATCTGCGGCAATAATTAAAG GGAGAACATCTGCAGGTGTAGTTATTGGAATTATACCCCTGGGTATCGCCACATCTTTCCTTATTTCTTTGTTATTGTTCCTCTCACTTGGCATCACAATGGGCAAGCTTCTGCAGTACAAAGAAGTTCATCAAGAAGGACAGGAGTTCCATTGGTACCAAGAGTTAGTTCGTGTAACTCTAGGTCCAGGTAAAAGAGGCCAATGGACATGGAAAGATAAACAAAACTCAGTTAATCTAACAAAACTAGGTCCACTATTCGAGGACCTCCGAGGGCCACCAAAGTACATGCTGACACAAATCGCTGGTGGCAGTAATCAAGCAAAACATGAAGACCAAATCATTGcttctgatgatgaaactgaGGATGCAGAAGCTCCATTCATCCAGAAGCTCTTTGGCATCCTCAGAATTTACTATACACTTCTGGAATTGGTTAAACGGgtctctcttggaattttggcTGGTGCTTACTCATCAAATAAGCTTTCTAGAATTCCTGTTCTGATTGTTTTGTCCATCACCTCTTTCCAAATCTTCTTCCTTGTCTTGAAAAAGCCCTTTATCAAAAAGAAGGTGCAGCTTGTGGAAATCATCTCAGTAGCTAGTGAAGTCGGTTTGTTCGGGGCTTGCCTTGCTCTACTGGAGAATCACTTTTCTGATGCAAATGAGAGGAAAATAGGGCTGTTTATGCTGGCAATGTTTATCATCATGTTTACTGCACAACTGGTCAATGAATGGTATGCATTATACCGACAAGTTATTCGACTAAGCCTAACTAGGGTTTCATTCTCTTCGGGCTTAAAGAGAGCTCTTGGTGGACTTGTCTTAATTGTGCGACCGACATGTCTGTCGACTGAACTGAGCGAGCAATTATCCTCCAGCCATGGAGAAGGAGATTCTGGATCTACAGTTTCTCCTGTCAGTCGAATCCAAAGAGCTTCCGGCACGAGTGAAAGATCATGGCTGAGACAATTAAGAGAACTTGCAAAGGCTAGCTTCAGTAGAGAAGATGCAGGACCCCCTGTTGATCCTTCAAGCAGCACACATCAGAGAAGTGGGTTATGGAGTGGAAAGAGAAGTGGAAGCTCTTCTGTCACATCATCCGCTGACTTCAAGTCAAAGGGTGACTTCAAGGCAAAGTCAAGAGGGTTGTATAAGGATTTGGAGGCCATTTTCTCGGCCAAGTGA
- the LOC135629503 gene encoding uncharacterized protein LOC135629503 isoform X3, which translates to MVGISADVQFGRLVLVMDKGFCTDKAGNTFKRTSNSSFILHFDRRSVFMNMTTHIPQRLLQLNGEIRTAEATNTAKDLRIYLSFSEPVLNSSEEILGLLHASSGLLVPTNRNNLGNRRFGYIVHNISSMTVVTITCDANKIISRQGTPISLSDPITFLYDNQRPSVRLSTTFHMRTKHKIPVLIKFMKPVFDFNSSAILISGGSMQSFHEVAKSTYVIEVNANSSLISVEVPENKTTDISGNKNLPSNILLVKNYSRPTISSLVSIVATVALAMTSVVAALLTVSTSSLLSSGAISRQKSHLVSEPSRNLVRILCHIQVFALCRWLVVTMPIEYYEFSRGIEWTIPYMRLPWETGSNSTFEDSTLTFETYSELWETSKLTAFKSSLVTNQIPELNTFEHGKPLTPGEYMLFLENQNMKPEAEFIMISRNSDSRWKYFGRNMFWLAVLGGGLIFLHVAILCILKLRKKNPEKQKEFGALVFPRFEIFLLLLALPCICQASAAIIKGRTSAGVVIGIIPLGIATSFLISLLLFLSLGITMGKLLQYKEVHQEGQEFHWYQELVRVTLGPGKRGQWTWKDKQNSVNLTKLGPLFEDLRGPPKYMLTQIAGGSNQAKHEDQIIASDDETEDAEAPFIQKLFGILRIYYTLLELVKRVSLGILAGAYSSNKLSRIPVLIVLSITSFQIFFLVLKKPFIKKKVQLVEIISVASEVGLFGACLALLENHFSDANERKIGLFMLAMFIIMFTAQLVNEWYALYRQVIRLSLTRVSFSSGLKRALGGLVLIVRPTCLSTELSEQLSSSHGEGDSGSTVSPVSRIQRASGTSERSWLRQLRELAKASFSREDAGPPVDPSSSTHQRSGLWSGKRSGSSSVTSSADFKSKGDFKAKSRGLYKDLEAIFSAK; encoded by the exons ATGGTCGGTATATCGGCTGATGTTCAGTTTGGTCGATTGGTGCTGGTAATGGATAAGGGCTTTTGTACAGACAAAGCTGGAAACACTTTCAAACGAACATCAAATTCAAGTTTCATATTGCATTTTG ATAGGAGAAGTGTCTTCATGAACATGACAACTCACATCCCACAAAGGTTACTTCAACTTAATGGCGAGATCAGAACAGCAGAGGCTACTAACACTGCGAAGGACTTGAGAATTTATTTATCTTTCTCAGAACCAGTTCTAAATTCATCCGAAGAAATTCTAGGTCTTCTTCATGCAAGTAGCGGTTTACTTGTTCCGACAAATAGAAATAACCTTGGAAACCGCCGCTTTGGCTATATA GTGCATAATATTTCAAGCATGACTGTTGTTACTATAACTTGTGATGCTAACAAAATAATCAGCAGACAAGGGACTCCAATTTCTCTATCAGATCCAATCACATTCCTCTATG ATAATCAAAGGCCTTCTGTACGTCTGAGTACAACTTTTCACATGAGAACGAAACATAAAATACCAGTGCTGATAAAGTTTATGAAGCCTGTTTTTGACTTCAATTCTTCTGCTATACTTATTTCTGGAGGATCTATGCAGAG CTTTCATGAAGTAGCAAAGAGCACATATGTGATTGAAGTGAATGCCAATAGTAGCCTCATATCTGTGGAAGTTCCTGAAAATAAGACGACAGACATTTCTGGAAACAAGAACCTACCCTCAAATATTCTACTAGTGAAGAACT ATTCCAGACCTACAATATCATCGTTAGTTTCCATAGTTGCTACTGTTGCACTTGCAATGACGTCAGTGGTTGCAGCACTGCTAACTGTTTCAACCTCAAGCCTTCTATCCTCTGGAGCAATTTCTAGACAGAAATCACATCTTGTTTCTGAACCATCAAGGAATCTTGTG AGAATTTTGTGCCACATCCAGGTCTTTGCACTCTGTAGATGGTTGGTGGTCACTATGCCCATTGAATATTATGAATTTTCTAGGGGTATTGAATGGACTATTCCATACATGCGTCTTCCATGGGAAACAGGCTCCAATTCAACTTTTGAAGATTCAACATTGACATTTGAGACTTATTCTGAATTATGGGAAACGAGCAAGCTGACAGCTTTTAAGTCCTCGTTAGTGACAAACCAAATACCAGAATTGAACACTTTTGAACATGGAAAGCCACTTACCCCAGGGGAATACATGTTATTTCTTGAG aatcaGAACATGAAACCTGAAGCTGAATTTATTATGATTTCACGGAATTCAGATAG TAGGTGGAAGTATTTTGGTAGAAACATGTTCTGGTTAGCAGTACTTGGTGGTGGATTGATCTTTCTCCATGTGGCAATTCTTTGCATTTTGAaattgaggaagaagaatccggaAAAGCAAAAAGAGTTTGGAGCCCTTGTATTCCCAAGGTTCGAGATATTTTTGTTATTGCTTGCATTGCCATGTATATGCCAGGCATCTGCGGCAATAATTAAAG GGAGAACATCTGCAGGTGTAGTTATTGGAATTATACCCCTGGGTATCGCCACATCTTTCCTTATTTCTTTGTTATTGTTCCTCTCACTTGGCATCACAATGGGCAAGCTTCTGCAGTACAAAGAAGTTCATCAAGAAGGACAGGAGTTCCATTGGTACCAAGAGTTAGTTCGTGTAACTCTAGGTCCAGGTAAAAGAGGCCAATGGACATGGAAAGATAAACAAAACTCAGTTAATCTAACAAAACTAGGTCCACTATTCGAGGACCTCCGAGGGCCACCAAAGTACATGCTGACACAAATCGCTGGTGGCAGTAATCAAGCAAAACATGAAGACCAAATCATTGcttctgatgatgaaactgaGGATGCAGAAGCTCCATTCATCCAGAAGCTCTTTGGCATCCTCAGAATTTACTATACACTTCTGGAATTGGTTAAACGGgtctctcttggaattttggcTGGTGCTTACTCATCAAATAAGCTTTCTAGAATTCCTGTTCTGATTGTTTTGTCCATCACCTCTTTCCAAATCTTCTTCCTTGTCTTGAAAAAGCCCTTTATCAAAAAGAAGGTGCAGCTTGTGGAAATCATCTCAGTAGCTAGTGAAGTCGGTTTGTTCGGGGCTTGCCTTGCTCTACTGGAGAATCACTTTTCTGATGCAAATGAGAGGAAAATAGGGCTGTTTATGCTGGCAATGTTTATCATCATGTTTACTGCACAACTGGTCAATGAATGGTATGCATTATACCGACAAGTTATTCGACTAAGCCTAACTAGGGTTTCATTCTCTTCGGGCTTAAAGAGAGCTCTTGGTGGACTTGTCTTAATTGTGCGACCGACATGTCTGTCGACTGAACTGAGCGAGCAATTATCCTCCAGCCATGGAGAAGGAGATTCTGGATCTACAGTTTCTCCTGTCAGTCGAATCCAAAGAGCTTCCGGCACGAGTGAAAGATCATGGCTGAGACAATTAAGAGAACTTGCAAAGGCTAGCTTCAGTAGAGAAGATGCAGGACCCCCTGTTGATCCTTCAAGCAGCACACATCAGAGAAGTGGGTTATGGAGTGGAAAGAGAAGTGGAAGCTCTTCTGTCACATCATCCGCTGACTTCAAGTCAAAGGGTGACTTCAAGGCAAAGTCAAGAGGGTTGTATAAGGATTTGGAGGCCATTTTCTCGGCCAAGTGA
- the LOC135629503 gene encoding uncharacterized protein LOC135629503 isoform X2: protein MPQLQCQLQDTVSPTAHISVLSPFTNALNVSVNVTFSEPCTGGGGFRCSSSNCNLLVYGAGHVLPSTLKVLLPDREFSLMVGISADVQFGRLVLVMDKGFCTDKAGNTFKRTSNSSFILHFDRRSVFMNMTTHIPQRLLQLNGEIRTAEATNTAKDLRIYLSFSEPVLNSSEEILGLLHASSGLLVPTNRNNLGNRRFGYIVHNISSMTVVTITCDANKIISRQGTPISLSDPITFLYDNQRPSVRLSTTFHMRTKHKIPVLIKFMKPVFDFNSSAILISGGSMQSFHEVAKSTYVIEVNANSSLISVEVPENKTTDISGNKNLPSNILLVKNYSRPTISSLVSIVATVALAMTSVVAALLTVSTSSLLSSGAISRQKSHLVSEPSRNLVRILCHIQVFALCRWLVVTMPIEYYEFSRGIEWTIPYMRLPWETGSNSTFEDSTLTFETYSELWETSKLTAFKSSLVTNQIPELNTFEHGKPLTPGEYMLFLENQNMKPEAEFIMISRNSDSRWKYFGRNMFWLAVLGGGLIFLHVAILCILKLRKKNPEKQKEFGALVFPRFEIFLLLLALPCICQASAAIIKGRTSAGVVIGIIPLGIATSFLISLLLFLSLGITMGKLLQYKEVHQEGQEFHWYQELVRVTLGPGKRGQWTWKDKQNSVNLTKLGPLFEDLRGPPKYMLTQIAGGSNQAKHEDQIIASDDETEDAEAPFIQKLFGILRIYYTLLELVKRVSLGILAGAYSSNKLSRIPVLIVLSITSFQIFFLVLKKPFIKKKVQLVEIISVASEVGLFGACLALLENHFSDANERKIGLFMLAMFIIMFTAQLVNEWYALYRQVIRLSLTRVSFSSGLKRALGGLVLIVRPTCLSTELSEQLSSSHGEGDSGSTVSPVSRIQRASGTSERSWLRQLRELAKASFSREDAGPPVDPSSSTHQRSGLWSGKRSGSSSVTSSADFKSKGDFKAKSRGLYKDLEAIFSAK, encoded by the exons ATGCCGCAACTGCAGTGTCAGCTGCAAG ATACAGTTTCCCCTACTGCACACATATCTgttctatcacctttcacaaatgCTTTAAATGTATCAGTAAATGTTACTTTCAGTGAACCTTGCACTGGTGGAGGTGGATTTAGGTGTTCCTCCAGTAATTGCAAT CTTCTCGTTTATGGAGCTGGTCATGTTTTACCATCTACTCTCAAGGTTCTTCTTCCTGACCGAGAGTTTTCCCTTATGGTCGGTATATCGGCTGATGTTCAGTTTGGTCGATTGGTGCTGGTAATGGATAAGGGCTTTTGTACAGACAAAGCTGGAAACACTTTCAAACGAACATCAAATTCAAGTTTCATATTGCATTTTG ATAGGAGAAGTGTCTTCATGAACATGACAACTCACATCCCACAAAGGTTACTTCAACTTAATGGCGAGATCAGAACAGCAGAGGCTACTAACACTGCGAAGGACTTGAGAATTTATTTATCTTTCTCAGAACCAGTTCTAAATTCATCCGAAGAAATTCTAGGTCTTCTTCATGCAAGTAGCGGTTTACTTGTTCCGACAAATAGAAATAACCTTGGAAACCGCCGCTTTGGCTATATA GTGCATAATATTTCAAGCATGACTGTTGTTACTATAACTTGTGATGCTAACAAAATAATCAGCAGACAAGGGACTCCAATTTCTCTATCAGATCCAATCACATTCCTCTATG ATAATCAAAGGCCTTCTGTACGTCTGAGTACAACTTTTCACATGAGAACGAAACATAAAATACCAGTGCTGATAAAGTTTATGAAGCCTGTTTTTGACTTCAATTCTTCTGCTATACTTATTTCTGGAGGATCTATGCAGAG CTTTCATGAAGTAGCAAAGAGCACATATGTGATTGAAGTGAATGCCAATAGTAGCCTCATATCTGTGGAAGTTCCTGAAAATAAGACGACAGACATTTCTGGAAACAAGAACCTACCCTCAAATATTCTACTAGTGAAGAACT ATTCCAGACCTACAATATCATCGTTAGTTTCCATAGTTGCTACTGTTGCACTTGCAATGACGTCAGTGGTTGCAGCACTGCTAACTGTTTCAACCTCAAGCCTTCTATCCTCTGGAGCAATTTCTAGACAGAAATCACATCTTGTTTCTGAACCATCAAGGAATCTTGTG AGAATTTTGTGCCACATCCAGGTCTTTGCACTCTGTAGATGGTTGGTGGTCACTATGCCCATTGAATATTATGAATTTTCTAGGGGTATTGAATGGACTATTCCATACATGCGTCTTCCATGGGAAACAGGCTCCAATTCAACTTTTGAAGATTCAACATTGACATTTGAGACTTATTCTGAATTATGGGAAACGAGCAAGCTGACAGCTTTTAAGTCCTCGTTAGTGACAAACCAAATACCAGAATTGAACACTTTTGAACATGGAAAGCCACTTACCCCAGGGGAATACATGTTATTTCTTGAG aatcaGAACATGAAACCTGAAGCTGAATTTATTATGATTTCACGGAATTCAGATAG TAGGTGGAAGTATTTTGGTAGAAACATGTTCTGGTTAGCAGTACTTGGTGGTGGATTGATCTTTCTCCATGTGGCAATTCTTTGCATTTTGAaattgaggaagaagaatccggaAAAGCAAAAAGAGTTTGGAGCCCTTGTATTCCCAAGGTTCGAGATATTTTTGTTATTGCTTGCATTGCCATGTATATGCCAGGCATCTGCGGCAATAATTAAAG GGAGAACATCTGCAGGTGTAGTTATTGGAATTATACCCCTGGGTATCGCCACATCTTTCCTTATTTCTTTGTTATTGTTCCTCTCACTTGGCATCACAATGGGCAAGCTTCTGCAGTACAAAGAAGTTCATCAAGAAGGACAGGAGTTCCATTGGTACCAAGAGTTAGTTCGTGTAACTCTAGGTCCAGGTAAAAGAGGCCAATGGACATGGAAAGATAAACAAAACTCAGTTAATCTAACAAAACTAGGTCCACTATTCGAGGACCTCCGAGGGCCACCAAAGTACATGCTGACACAAATCGCTGGTGGCAGTAATCAAGCAAAACATGAAGACCAAATCATTGcttctgatgatgaaactgaGGATGCAGAAGCTCCATTCATCCAGAAGCTCTTTGGCATCCTCAGAATTTACTATACACTTCTGGAATTGGTTAAACGGgtctctcttggaattttggcTGGTGCTTACTCATCAAATAAGCTTTCTAGAATTCCTGTTCTGATTGTTTTGTCCATCACCTCTTTCCAAATCTTCTTCCTTGTCTTGAAAAAGCCCTTTATCAAAAAGAAGGTGCAGCTTGTGGAAATCATCTCAGTAGCTAGTGAAGTCGGTTTGTTCGGGGCTTGCCTTGCTCTACTGGAGAATCACTTTTCTGATGCAAATGAGAGGAAAATAGGGCTGTTTATGCTGGCAATGTTTATCATCATGTTTACTGCACAACTGGTCAATGAATGGTATGCATTATACCGACAAGTTATTCGACTAAGCCTAACTAGGGTTTCATTCTCTTCGGGCTTAAAGAGAGCTCTTGGTGGACTTGTCTTAATTGTGCGACCGACATGTCTGTCGACTGAACTGAGCGAGCAATTATCCTCCAGCCATGGAGAAGGAGATTCTGGATCTACAGTTTCTCCTGTCAGTCGAATCCAAAGAGCTTCCGGCACGAGTGAAAGATCATGGCTGAGACAATTAAGAGAACTTGCAAAGGCTAGCTTCAGTAGAGAAGATGCAGGACCCCCTGTTGATCCTTCAAGCAGCACACATCAGAGAAGTGGGTTATGGAGTGGAAAGAGAAGTGGAAGCTCTTCTGTCACATCATCCGCTGACTTCAAGTCAAAGGGTGACTTCAAGGCAAAGTCAAGAGGGTTGTATAAGGATTTGGAGGCCATTTTCTCGGCCAAGTGA